One Glycine max cultivar Williams 82 chromosome 6, Glycine_max_v4.0, whole genome shotgun sequence DNA segment encodes these proteins:
- the LOC100809196 gene encoding myb family transcription factor EFM — MPSQAELSMMDYKPYSYSTLLKSFLDQTETDQTYKLEEFLSRLEEERVKIDAFKRELPLCMQLLTNAVEASRQQLQAFRSNQGTRPVLEEFMPILKHPNSQESAEKTSNISDKANWMTSAQLWSQASEGTKPQSTITSLPKEGADIGFSVSPKLALDNKHRNGGAFLPFSKERNSCQGLRGLPELALASPEKEIEENKCELEAEKCSKRENPGKGGSCEGVNVDQGKSASVASEAQTANTTTTTTNTSGQTHRKARRCWSPDLHRRFVNALQMLGGSQVATPKQIRELMKVDGLTNDEVKSHLQKYRLHTRRPSPSLHTGGPTPQLVVLGGIWVPPEYATTTAAMTNSGDPTLYGPHPTSQVAPPHYCAATQMPQEFYNSALPLSLLPPPHDYTLHHHHFHMYKTAAQTQNSPESDIRSSGDRSESIVDGKSESGKWNGESGEKKGLAALRDQEGEESTGSEITLKF, encoded by the exons ACTCCACACTGCTGAAATCATTTTTAGATCAAACTGAAACTGATCAGACCTACAAGCTTGAAGAGTTCCTCTCTCGCTTAGAGGAAGAACGTGTCAAGATTGATGCCTTCAAGCGCGAGCTTCCTCTCTGCATGCAACTCCTCACCAACG CTGTGGAGGCTTCAAGGCAGCAACTACAAGCCTTCAGATCAAACCAAGGAACGAGGCCAGTTCTGGAAGAATTCATGCCAATATTAAAGCATCCAAACTCTCAAGAAAGCGCTgaaaaaacatcaaacatatCTGACAAGGCGAATTGGATGACATCAGCTCAACTATGGAGCCAAGCAAGTGAAGGAACCAAACCACAATCCACAATTACATCATTACCTAAAGAAGGTGCTGATATTGGCTTTAGCGTGAGCCCGAAGCTAGCCCTAGACAACAAACATAGGAATGGGGGAGCCTTTTTACCATTCTCAAAAGAACGAAACTCGTGTCAAGGATTAAGGGGTCTTCCTGAGTTGGCCCTTGCATCTCCTGAGAAAGAAATTGAGGAAAATAAGTGTGAATTAGAGGCAGAGAAATGTTCGAAAAGGGAGAATCCAGGCAAAGGAGGGAGTTGTGAAGGGGTTAATGTTGATCAGGGAAAAAGTGCTTCAGTTGCATCTGAGGCACAAACAGCAAATACTACCACCACCACAACTAACACTAGTGGCCAAACTCATAGGAAAGCAAGAAGGTGTTGGTCACCGGATTTGCACCGTCGATTTGTTAATGCTCTTCAGATGCTTGGTGGATCTCAAG TGGCCACCCCAAAACAGATTAGGGAGCTGATGAAGGTTGACGGTTTGACCAATGATGAAGTTAAAAGCCATCTCCAG AAATATAGGCTTCACACTAGAAGACCCAGTCCGAGCCTACATACCGGAGGACCAACACCCCAGCTTGTAGTCCTTGGAGGAATTTGGGTGCCACCGGAATATGCCACAACTACAGCAGCCATGACAAATTCCGGTGACCCCACACTCTATGGCCCACATCCTACCTCACAAGTGGCACCACCACACTACTGTGCAGCCACCCAAATGCCCCAAGAATTCTATAACTCAGCGTTGCCGTTATCGTTGCTGCCACCACCACATGACTACAcccttcatcatcatcattttcacATGTACAAGACAGCAGCACAGACACAAAACTCTCCGGAGTCCGATATTCGGAGCAGTGGCGACCGGTCAGAGAGCATTGTGGATGGGAAGTCGGAGAGTGGTAAATGGAATGGAGAGAGTGGAGAGAAGAAAGGGTTGGCAGCACTAAGAGATCAAGAAGGGGAAGAGAGCACTGGAAGTGAGATTACTCTTAAATTCTAG